The Microbacterium oleivorans genome contains the following window.
CCGCGCGTGCAGGGCCGACGCGTCGGCATCTGCGAAGAGGGCGAGAGCGGGCTCCGCCCCCACGGTGGCCTGCCAGGCGGGCGAGACGTCGAACCGCCGTGCCGAGGCGGCGAGAGAGGCATCGGCGCCGTAGCATGCGGCCCACGGGTCCTCCCCGGCATACCAGCCCGCGTGGATCGGAGCGAGTGCCGCCGCGTACTCGTCGTCGAGCGCGAGGAAGGTGAGTCCTCGGGGAGTGCACAGCCACTTGTAGGTGTGGCAGACGAGGGCGTCGAACATGCTCGCATCCACCGGGAGCCAACCGGCGGCCTGCGTCGCATCGCAGAGGGTACGGGCACCGTGGCGACGGGAGGATGCGGCGATCGCCGCGGCATCCGCGACCTCGCCCGTAGCGGACTGGACGATCGAGAACGCGACCAGATCGACGGCGGCGTCGACCGCCTCGGCGAGATCCGCGAGCGGGACCGCGCGCACCCGGATCCCCCGACCGGCGTGCACGAACGGCAGGACGAGCGACGAGAACTCGCCTTCGGGGCAGAGGACCGTCGCCCCCTCGGGGAGCGAGGCGGCGAGTATTCCCACCATCACGGAGGTCTGCGAGCCGAGCGCCACGCGCTCGGGAGCCGTCGACACGAGCCGGGCGAAGTGGGCGCGGCATCGCTCGGCCACCGCGGCATAGTGGTGGAGATCCGGGCGGGCGTCGAGGT
Protein-coding sequences here:
- a CDS encoding aminotransferase class V-fold PLP-dependent enzyme yields the protein MHATALSPDDLHAEFAGAEGYLAACSTGLPSRATRAAIIADLDARPDLHHYAAVAERCRAHFARLVSTAPERVALGSQTSVMVGILAASLPEGATVLCPEGEFSSLVLPFVHAGRGIRVRAVPLADLAEAVDAAVDLVAFSIVQSATGEVADAAAIAASSRRHGARTLCDATQAAGWLPVDASMFDALVCHTYKWLCTPRGLTFLALDDEYAAALAPIHAGWYAGEDPWAACYGADASLAASARRFDVSPAWQATVGAEPALALFADADASALHARVTGLARVFREKLGLPEPLRPTPIVTWPDPAGADLSRLTAAGIVASGRRGNARLAFHVFNDDGDVDLAVRALRA